One window from the genome of Pyxicephalus adspersus chromosome 6, UCB_Pads_2.0, whole genome shotgun sequence encodes:
- the LOC140332723 gene encoding olfactory receptor 6F1-like yields MVDTNETLVTEFILLGFSGTKNIKLLLFGIFFFIYIITVTGNIVIVTIVYVDLHLHTPMYFYLGNLSFLEILYTTNIIPRMLFNIITENHIVSFLECIAQLYFFGSLGSTECFLLGVMAYDRYVAICKPLHYATIISTKTSVLMALCSWCAGFIATFGAIILVSQLHFCGPNTIKHFFCDLHPVLELSCKNANTMNTVAWTLASTILLGSCLLTLASYIRIMLTIMRIPSKDRQKAFSTCTAHLTVVVIFYGAMISMYVSPKSPSNVDFNKFSSLLYTVVTPFLNPFIYSLRNQEVKQAIIKAVIRLCIH; encoded by the coding sequence ATGGTAGACACAAATGAAACTTTAGTTACTGAATTTATTCTTTTAGGATTTTCTGgtactaaaaacataaaactacttttgtttggtatatttttctttatttatattatcactgtcactggaaatattgTAATTGTTACCATTGTTTATGTTGACCTACATTTGCATACacctatgtatttttatttaggtaacttgtcatttttggaaattttgtaCACAACGAATATTATTCCTAGGATGTTATTTAACATCATCACAGAAAATCATATTGTGTCTTTTTTAGAATGCATTGCccagttgtatttttttggttCTCTAGGTTCAACTGAATGCTTTCTTTTGGGAGTGATGGCCTATGACAGATATGTAGCCATTTGTAAACCCCTACATTATGCAACAATAATAAGTACTAAAACAAGTGTGCTAATGGCACTTTGCTCATGGTGTGCAGGATTTATCGCTACATTTGGAGCAATTATATTAGTCTCTCAGTTGCATTTTTGTGGACCTAATACAATTAAGCATTTTTTCTGCGATCTTCATCCAGTCTTGGAATTATCttgcaaaaatgcaaatacaatgaACACAGTAGCTTGGACATTAGCTTCTACAATTCTTCTGGGATCCTGCCTACTCACTCTTGCATCTTATATTCGGATCATGCTGACCATAATGCGAATCCCATCTAAAGATCGACAGAAGGCCTTCTCAACATGTACAGCACATCTTACTGTTGTTGTAATTTTTTACGGTGCTATGATTTCCATGTATGTCAGTCCAAAGTCTCCAAGCAATGTGGACTTTAATAAGTTTTCATCCCTTCTTTATACAGTAGTAACCCCATTTTTGAATCCCTTTATCTATTCTTTAAGAAACCAAGAAGTTAAGCAGGCCATTATAAAAGCAGTAATAAGACtgtgcatacattaa